A region of Sphingomonas crusticola DNA encodes the following proteins:
- a CDS encoding class I SAM-dependent methyltransferase, with protein sequence MIRTASLTVALLLTAMPSLAAAPAPSIAAAVADPGRPAADRDRDPERKPAEMLAFAGVKPGMVVVDILPGGGYFTRLFSTAVGPTGKVIGYVPDEMYAGRPKSLDAVQALAADPAHKNVEALHDPALAPGPANIADLVWTSQNYHDLHNIAGLDVVAFNKVLYRIVRPGGVYVVLDHSAPAGSGVTDTNTLHRIEAAAVRKEVEAAGFKFDGESKVLANPADPRTAKVFDPSIRGHTDQFILRFRKPGGK encoded by the coding sequence ATGATTCGCACCGCCAGCCTGACCGTGGCATTGTTGCTCACGGCCATGCCCTCGCTTGCTGCCGCACCGGCGCCGTCGATCGCCGCTGCCGTCGCGGATCCGGGGCGACCCGCCGCCGACCGCGATCGCGATCCGGAACGCAAGCCTGCCGAGATGCTGGCGTTCGCCGGGGTAAAGCCCGGCATGGTGGTGGTCGATATCCTGCCGGGCGGCGGCTATTTCACGCGCCTATTCTCCACTGCGGTCGGCCCTACCGGCAAGGTGATCGGCTATGTGCCGGACGAGATGTATGCCGGGCGGCCGAAGTCGCTCGACGCCGTTCAGGCGCTTGCCGCCGATCCGGCCCACAAGAATGTCGAGGCATTGCACGATCCCGCGCTGGCCCCCGGCCCGGCCAATATCGCCGACCTGGTGTGGACCTCGCAAAATTACCATGACCTGCACAACATTGCCGGACTGGATGTGGTCGCTTTCAACAAGGTGCTGTACCGGATCGTGCGGCCAGGCGGCGTCTATGTCGTGCTCGATCATTCGGCACCGGCAGGATCGGGCGTGACCGATACCAATACGCTCCATCGCATCGAGGCCGCGGCCGTCCGCAAGGAGGTTGAGGCGGCCGGCTTCAAATTCGATGGGGAGAGCAAGGTGCTCGCCAATCCGGCCGACCCGCGTACGGCCAAGGTGTTCGACCCTTCGATCCGTGGCCATACCGACCAGTTCATCCTGCGCTTCCGCAAGCCGGGCGGGAAATAG
- a CDS encoding Rne/Rng family ribonuclease has translation MSMRMLIDARHREETRVAVVKGNRIEEFDFESEEHKQLKGNIYLAKVTRVEPSLQAAFIDYGGNRHGFLAFSEIHPDYYQIPKEDREALLREEAEHAAEEEALRAREDEEDEIEGNERLDDDGAREYLDAAEDHADHDHDGDYEEGDQPPAPQATSTAGDDSNAVESLRQKRMNLRRRYKIQDVIRRRQVLLVQVVKEERGNKGAALTTYLSLAGRYCVLMPNTSHGGGISRKISNASDRKRLKSILAELDLPRTMGCIVRTAGLQRTKPEIRRDFDYLARLWDEIRDKTLHSSAPAEIYRDSDLIKRAIRDIYNKDIDEVIVEGEEGYRAARTFMKLLMPSHAKKIVPYSDAIPLFQRFGVEDQLAAMYQPVVQLKSGGYIVINPTEALVSIDINSGRSTREHNIEQTATATNLEAAQEIARQLRLRDMAGLVVIDFIDMENSSNNRKVEKAMKDALKNDRARIQVGRISGFGLFEMSRQRLRTGVLEASTRTCPHCDGSGFIRTPSSSGLQALRLLEEEAARGRGSRLTLRASQEATLYVLNRKRAELADIEDRYGVLIEILSDGQPDGSRMTVEASGPPPSHAPRLPQQIAPEPDDDLIEDYEEEAEEPETVEQNGREREPRDDSEGGRRRRRRRRRGGRRDEASEGGTGTEASEEAGLDEEADEARPVAEAGEGEAGGEERRRGRRGRRGGRRRNRGDAPGASEGAEAAPDGSSETDPVAEPLPEAASVEEVVAAEPEKPAARRRPRARKAVEAVEAAPAEPAASAPEPEAAAPAEEAPVKPRRGRRTKAVEAAPEAPEASTPVVEPEAPAPVEEAAPAPRRRRASKAAAAAAPAEPAPEAAPVVASNGAAPNGSTPGDAEPEGDASGLDANGEPRRGWWQRTFGA, from the coding sequence ATGTCCATGCGCATGTTGATCGACGCGCGCCACCGGGAAGAAACCCGTGTGGCCGTCGTCAAGGGAAACCGCATCGAGGAGTTTGATTTCGAGTCCGAAGAGCACAAGCAGCTCAAGGGGAATATCTATCTCGCCAAGGTGACCAGGGTCGAGCCGTCGCTCCAGGCGGCGTTCATCGACTATGGCGGCAACCGCCACGGCTTCCTCGCTTTCTCGGAAATCCATCCCGATTATTACCAGATCCCGAAGGAGGACCGCGAGGCCCTGCTGCGGGAGGAAGCCGAGCACGCCGCCGAGGAAGAGGCGCTGCGCGCCCGCGAGGACGAAGAAGACGAGATCGAGGGCAATGAGCGCCTCGATGACGACGGCGCGCGCGAATATCTCGACGCCGCCGAAGACCATGCCGATCATGACCATGACGGCGATTATGAAGAGGGCGATCAGCCCCCCGCGCCGCAGGCCACGTCGACTGCCGGCGACGACAGCAATGCCGTGGAATCGCTCCGCCAGAAGCGGATGAACCTGCGCCGCCGCTACAAGATTCAGGACGTGATCCGCCGGCGCCAGGTATTGCTGGTCCAGGTCGTCAAGGAAGAACGCGGCAATAAGGGCGCCGCGCTCACCACCTATCTTAGCCTCGCCGGCCGCTATTGCGTGCTCATGCCCAACACCAGCCATGGCGGCGGCATCTCGCGCAAGATCTCCAACGCGTCGGACCGCAAGCGGCTGAAGTCGATCCTCGCCGAGCTGGATCTGCCGCGCACGATGGGCTGCATCGTGCGCACCGCGGGCCTGCAGCGCACCAAGCCTGAGATCCGCCGCGACTTCGATTACCTGGCCCGATTGTGGGACGAGATCCGCGACAAGACGCTGCATTCGTCGGCGCCGGCCGAAATCTATCGCGACAGCGACCTCATCAAGCGTGCCATCCGCGATATCTACAACAAGGATATCGACGAGGTGATCGTCGAGGGCGAGGAGGGCTATCGCGCGGCCCGGACCTTCATGAAATTGCTCATGCCGAGCCACGCCAAGAAGATCGTGCCCTATTCGGACGCGATTCCCCTGTTCCAGCGCTTCGGCGTCGAGGATCAGCTGGCGGCGATGTATCAGCCGGTCGTCCAGCTCAAGTCCGGTGGTTATATCGTCATCAACCCGACCGAGGCCCTGGTCTCGATCGACATCAACTCCGGCCGTTCGACGCGCGAGCATAATATCGAGCAGACCGCGACCGCGACCAACCTTGAGGCCGCGCAGGAAATCGCCCGCCAGCTGCGCCTGCGCGACATGGCCGGTCTGGTCGTGATCGACTTCATCGACATGGAGAACAGCTCCAACAACCGTAAGGTTGAAAAGGCGATGAAGGACGCGCTCAAGAACGATCGCGCGCGCATCCAGGTCGGCCGCATTTCCGGCTTCGGCCTGTTCGAGATGAGCCGCCAGCGCCTGCGCACCGGCGTGCTCGAAGCTTCGACCCGGACTTGCCCGCATTGCGACGGCTCGGGCTTCATCCGCACCCCGTCTTCGTCCGGCCTGCAGGCCCTGCGCCTGCTCGAGGAAGAGGCCGCGCGCGGCCGCGGCTCGCGCCTGACGCTACGCGCCAGCCAGGAAGCCACGCTGTACGTCCTCAACCGCAAGCGCGCGGAGCTCGCCGACATCGAGGACCGCTACGGCGTGTTGATCGAGATATTGAGCGACGGCCAGCCCGACGGCTCGCGCATGACGGTCGAGGCGAGCGGCCCGCCGCCGAGCCACGCACCGCGCCTGCCGCAGCAGATCGCCCCCGAGCCGGACGACGATCTGATCGAGGATTATGAGGAAGAGGCCGAGGAGCCCGAAACCGTCGAGCAGAATGGCCGCGAGCGCGAACCGCGCGACGATAGCGAAGGCGGCCGCCGCCGCCGTCGTCGTCGCCGCCGTGGCGGTCGTCGCGACGAAGCAAGTGAGGGCGGGACCGGCACCGAAGCTTCGGAAGAGGCCGGTCTGGACGAAGAGGCCGATGAGGCTCGTCCTGTTGCCGAAGCGGGCGAAGGCGAGGCCGGCGGCGAGGAACGCCGTCGTGGCCGTCGCGGTCGTCGCGGTGGCCGCCGCAGGAACCGCGGCGATGCGCCGGGTGCCAGCGAAGGCGCCGAAGCAGCGCCAGACGGATCGTCCGAAACCGACCCCGTGGCCGAGCCGCTGCCGGAAGCCGCCTCGGTCGAAGAGGTGGTGGCTGCCGAGCCGGAGAAGCCTGCCGCACGCCGCCGTCCTCGCGCTCGCAAGGCGGTAGAAGCGGTCGAGGCTGCACCAGCCGAACCGGCCGCTTCCGCACCGGAACCTGAAGCCGCCGCCCCGGCGGAAGAGGCTCCGGTCAAGCCACGCCGCGGACGCCGCACCAAGGCGGTTGAGGCGGCACCGGAGGCGCCCGAGGCGTCTACGCCGGTCGTCGAGCCCGAAGCTCCGGCACCGGTCGAGGAAGCCGCACCGGCACCGCGTCGGCGGCGCGCGAGCAAGGCAGCGGCCGCTGCGGCCCCGGCCGAGCCTGCGCCCGAGGCAGCCCCCGTCGTGGCGAGCAATGGGGCGGCACCGAACGGCTCGACGCCCGGCGATGCCGAGCCGGAAGGCGACGCCAGCGGGCTCGATGCCAATGGCGAACCGCGCCGCGGCTGGTGGCAGCGGACCTTCGGCGCCTGA
- a CDS encoding M48 family metalloprotease: MLSSRRLIRIACAAALSFALPAQQACAQSGGPSILRDAETEQFLSDISAPMAVSAGLSPGALKLYVINDPEINAFVATGQAIYINSGTIQHADNANELEGVIAHELGHIEGGDAVRSGDAIAAASRVTLLSLLAGIAATVVAGPVGMLAMAAGQSAAMGKFLAYSRQQEGSADASAVRHLNDAHYSGKGMISFFGKLRQEEYRLTPSYTSIDPFAVDHPMTAERQAALMGDLEKSPWWNAPVDQAKHARFLRIKAKLVGYLDDPPVVMNKFPERDQSMPAHYARAYAWHRGGYPDAANREVAALLATAPHDPYFLELKGQILLESGKPAEAIPALREAVQQSRSTPLIAALLGNALVATENPVNLKEAAQVLRVAVQRDNENPQAWYDLGLVYTRMGDEARASLASAERYSLQDQPQMAAANAEIAMRGIPPGTPDYIRAQDLALTARDEADRQRRHKK; this comes from the coding sequence ATGCTTTCGTCCAGACGCCTGATCCGGATCGCCTGCGCCGCCGCATTGTCGTTTGCGCTCCCCGCCCAGCAGGCGTGCGCGCAAAGCGGGGGGCCATCGATCCTGCGCGATGCCGAGACCGAGCAATTCCTGTCCGATATCAGCGCGCCGATGGCGGTGTCCGCCGGCCTCTCGCCCGGCGCGCTCAAACTATATGTGATCAACGATCCCGAGATTAACGCCTTCGTCGCCACCGGCCAGGCGATCTACATCAATTCCGGCACGATCCAGCATGCCGATAATGCCAACGAGCTGGAAGGTGTGATCGCGCATGAGCTCGGTCATATCGAAGGCGGGGACGCGGTCCGCAGCGGGGACGCGATCGCAGCCGCCAGCCGCGTCACCTTGCTGTCGCTGCTCGCGGGCATTGCCGCAACCGTGGTCGCGGGCCCGGTCGGCATGCTCGCCATGGCCGCCGGCCAGAGCGCGGCGATGGGCAAATTCCTCGCCTACAGCCGCCAGCAGGAGGGCAGCGCCGACGCCTCGGCGGTGCGCCACCTCAATGATGCGCATTATTCCGGCAAGGGGATGATCAGCTTCTTCGGCAAGCTTCGCCAGGAGGAATATCGCCTGACCCCGAGCTATACCTCTATCGACCCGTTCGCCGTCGACCACCCGATGACCGCGGAGCGGCAGGCGGCGCTGATGGGGGATCTCGAGAAATCGCCGTGGTGGAACGCGCCGGTCGATCAGGCCAAGCATGCGCGTTTCCTGCGGATCAAGGCCAAGCTGGTCGGCTATCTCGACGATCCGCCGGTGGTGATGAACAAATTCCCGGAACGCGACCAGAGCATGCCCGCCCATTATGCGCGCGCTTACGCGTGGCATCGCGGCGGCTATCCGGACGCCGCCAATCGTGAAGTCGCCGCATTGCTGGCGACGGCGCCGCACGATCCCTATTTCCTCGAGCTCAAGGGTCAGATCCTGCTCGAAAGCGGCAAGCCGGCCGAGGCGATCCCGGCGCTGCGCGAGGCGGTGCAGCAGTCGCGCTCGACGCCGCTCATCGCCGCTCTGCTCGGTAACGCGCTGGTCGCAACGGAGAATCCCGTCAATCTCAAGGAAGCGGCGCAGGTGCTGCGGGTCGCCGTGCAGCGCGACAATGAAAATCCGCAGGCCTGGTACGATCTCGGCCTGGTCTATACGCGCATGGGCGACGAGGCGCGCGCCAGCCTTGCCAGCGCCGAGCGCTATAGCTTGCAGGATCAGCCGCAAATGGCGGCTGCCAATGCCGAGATCGCGATGCGCGGCATTCCGCCCGGCACGCCGGATTATATCCGCGCGCAGGATCTCGCGCTGACCGCCCGCGACGAAGCCGATCGCCAGCGTCGTCACAAGAAATGA
- a CDS encoding DsbA family protein, whose translation MSRTVTLPVALVGIALAAIAGLAIGWALPRPGVPSSHVAARDYAVAHPEIIAEAIDRLRIGSDRRAIETPFASAWAGNPRGDVTLVMFSDYNCPYCRASATEIDRLLKEDPKLKVVWREMPVLGPDSDAAALAALAAAKQGKYLAFHRALFAGNHPDRNGIATAARSVGLAATRFAADTRAADVTAELTSNLSLARRMQIAATPFFVIGNRTYQGAIGYDGLVAAIAEARKPAR comes from the coding sequence ATGAGCCGGACGGTAACTTTGCCTGTGGCGCTGGTCGGGATCGCCCTCGCCGCCATTGCCGGCCTCGCCATCGGTTGGGCGCTACCCCGCCCCGGCGTGCCCTCCAGCCACGTCGCGGCACGCGATTATGCGGTCGCCCATCCCGAGATCATTGCCGAGGCGATCGACCGTCTGCGGATCGGCTCCGACCGCCGCGCGATCGAAACGCCTTTTGCCAGCGCCTGGGCGGGCAACCCGCGCGGCGATGTGACGCTGGTCATGTTCTCGGATTACAATTGCCCCTATTGCCGCGCGAGCGCGACCGAGATCGACCGGCTGCTGAAGGAAGACCCCAAGCTCAAGGTGGTGTGGCGCGAGATGCCCGTGCTCGGGCCGGACAGCGATGCCGCCGCACTGGCGGCGCTCGCCGCAGCCAAACAGGGCAAATATCTCGCTTTCCATCGCGCCCTGTTTGCGGGCAACCATCCGGATCGTAACGGCATCGCCACCGCCGCTCGATCGGTTGGCCTCGCCGCTACCCGCTTCGCCGCCGACACCCGCGCCGCCGACGTTACGGCCGAGCTTACGTCCAACCTGTCGCTGGCGCGGCGCATGCAGATTGCGGCCACGCCCTTCTTCGTGATCGGCAACCGCACGTATCAGGGAGCGATTGGCTATGACGGCCTCGTCGCCGCCATTGCCGAGGCACGCAAGCCGGCCCGCTAA
- a CDS encoding TonB-dependent receptor, with product MVRTHISLIALMAASLAAGVGQAKTNDVAPAPSAAADPAAPATDAAGDADEGTIIVTGAKATRSATAISQAEIQKILPGVSPLKAIQTLPGVLYITADPWGYNEQNAQIFIHGFAANQLGYTMDGLPLGDQSYGNYNGLSPQRAVISENVARVVVAAGAGDLATASNSNLGGTVETFSSDPQASFGIRAAQTFGSYSASRSFVRVDSGGFGANGANSIYLSGARQHARAWDFDGKQGGWQANAKFVHDDSAGKLTLYFDYNDFKQPNEDATVFFRPSAGGTATPVQLYTPYTKPFFYPDFATYRTSYLNALGNSPANVGSNYRNYYSDAQRTDYLAYARYDAHLSSHVTWSTTGYYHHNDGAGVVAGPLGQSITTAQAYLDPNYASIPANCRFGANANGVRPAACTALTTAQAAAAGAALVAATGGSGLITRTTEYRIARYGVISSMSIDLGAHQIEFGGWYEHNSTTQWRRWYGVDVNNPDSSTPYIRPRDVANPLFTQYQGDATIEQLQLHLQDSWRVFPSLLVQAGFKTSAQWADGRFPVQPKAGSLSGLAGGLPQGQINTKRWFLPAVGATYDLTSQEQVYFNIQKNLRQYQAYLAGGGGPWFTGSQAAFDAFKTEGRPETSWTYEGGLRSNRNFGDGIGLQAQINYYRVVFNNRLLAISTNPGGIAGSGITGGTSILVNVGDVHTDGVDAAFTLRLGRASLYNATSYNLSKYQSDYTSAATGIGAATGTCIGGYLVVGGVVPTCGKQLPGIPKWMNKTVATVSAGPFEAQLIGDYVGRRPATFSNDAVISSYFLTSLRIAAQVPADWLHLRKAEIALNVTNLTDKKGLSTISVGSATNSYSAYPIAPRQWFLTLSLGL from the coding sequence ATGGTCCGCACGCACATTTCGTTGATCGCTCTGATGGCCGCGAGCCTGGCAGCCGGCGTTGGGCAGGCAAAGACCAACGACGTCGCGCCGGCACCGAGCGCTGCCGCTGATCCGGCCGCCCCGGCGACCGATGCCGCAGGCGACGCCGACGAGGGGACTATCATCGTCACCGGCGCCAAGGCGACCCGCTCCGCCACCGCGATTTCGCAGGCTGAGATCCAGAAGATCCTGCCCGGCGTCTCGCCGTTAAAGGCGATCCAGACCCTTCCCGGCGTGCTCTACATCACCGCCGATCCGTGGGGCTATAATGAGCAGAATGCGCAGATCTTCATCCATGGCTTCGCTGCCAATCAGCTGGGCTATACGATGGACGGGCTGCCATTGGGCGACCAGAGCTACGGCAATTATAACGGTCTCTCCCCCCAACGCGCGGTGATCTCGGAAAACGTCGCCCGCGTGGTCGTGGCGGCCGGCGCGGGCGATCTCGCCACCGCGTCGAACAGCAATCTCGGCGGCACGGTCGAGACCTTCTCGTCCGATCCGCAGGCAAGCTTCGGCATTCGTGCCGCCCAGACGTTCGGCAGCTACAGCGCCTCGCGCAGCTTCGTGCGCGTCGACAGCGGCGGCTTCGGGGCCAACGGCGCCAATTCGATCTATCTCTCCGGTGCCCGGCAGCACGCCCGCGCGTGGGATTTCGACGGCAAGCAGGGCGGCTGGCAGGCGAATGCGAAGTTCGTCCACGACGACAGCGCCGGCAAGCTGACCCTCTATTTCGATTATAACGATTTCAAGCAGCCGAACGAGGACGCGACCGTCTTCTTCCGTCCCTCCGCCGGCGGGACCGCCACCCCGGTCCAGCTCTACACGCCTTATACGAAGCCGTTCTTCTATCCCGACTTCGCAACCTACCGCACCAGCTACCTCAACGCGCTCGGCAATTCTCCGGCGAACGTAGGCAGCAATTATCGCAATTATTATTCGGACGCGCAGCGCACCGATTATCTCGCTTATGCGCGCTACGACGCGCATCTTTCCAGCCATGTGACCTGGTCGACCACCGGCTATTATCATCACAATGACGGCGCCGGCGTGGTGGCCGGCCCGCTCGGCCAGTCCATCACGACCGCGCAGGCCTATCTCGACCCGAATTATGCCAGCATTCCGGCCAATTGCCGCTTCGGCGCCAATGCCAATGGGGTTCGCCCGGCGGCGTGTACCGCGCTCACGACTGCGCAGGCGGCAGCGGCTGGAGCGGCGCTGGTTGCGGCCACCGGCGGATCGGGGCTGATCACGCGCACCACCGAATATCGCATTGCGCGCTACGGCGTGATTTCGTCGATGAGCATCGATCTCGGCGCGCATCAGATCGAGTTCGGCGGCTGGTACGAGCATAACAGCACGACGCAATGGCGCCGCTGGTACGGTGTGGACGTCAACAATCCGGATTCGAGCACGCCTTACATCCGTCCCCGCGACGTCGCGAATCCGCTGTTCACGCAATATCAGGGCGACGCGACCATCGAACAGCTGCAATTGCACCTCCAGGACAGCTGGCGCGTCTTTCCATCTCTGCTCGTCCAGGCCGGCTTCAAGACCAGCGCGCAATGGGCCGACGGCCGCTTTCCCGTGCAGCCCAAGGCGGGCTCGCTGTCCGGCCTTGCCGGCGGATTGCCCCAGGGTCAGATCAACACAAAGCGCTGGTTCCTGCCCGCTGTCGGCGCGACCTACGACCTGACAAGCCAGGAACAGGTCTATTTCAACATCCAGAAGAATTTGCGCCAGTATCAGGCCTATCTCGCCGGCGGGGGCGGCCCATGGTTCACCGGCAGCCAGGCGGCATTCGACGCGTTCAAGACCGAAGGGCGTCCGGAAACGAGCTGGACCTACGAAGGCGGCCTGCGCTCCAACCGCAATTTCGGCGACGGCATCGGCCTGCAGGCGCAGATCAATTATTATCGCGTCGTCTTCAACAACCGCTTGCTCGCCATCTCGACCAATCCCGGCGGAATTGCGGGCAGCGGCATCACCGGCGGTACCTCGATCCTGGTGAATGTCGGCGATGTACACACCGACGGCGTCGATGCCGCCTTCACGTTGCGCCTCGGCCGCGCCTCGCTCTACAATGCGACTTCGTACAATCTGTCGAAATATCAGAGCGACTATACTTCGGCGGCGACCGGTATCGGGGCCGCGACCGGCACCTGCATCGGCGGCTATCTGGTCGTGGGCGGCGTCGTGCCGACCTGCGGCAAGCAGTTGCCGGGTATCCCCAAGTGGATGAACAAGACGGTCGCGACCGTGTCTGCAGGCCCCTTCGAGGCGCAGCTTATCGGCGATTATGTGGGTCGCCGGCCCGCCACCTTCAGCAACGATGCCGTCATATCCTCTTATTTCCTGACGTCGCTGCGCATTGCCGCGCAAGTGCCGGCCGACTGGCTCCACCTGCGCAAGGCGGAGATTGCGCTCAACGTCACCAACCTGACCGACAAGAAGGGTTTGTCGACGATCTCGGTCGGATCTGCCACCAACAGCTATTCGGCCTATCCGATTGCGCCGCGCCAGTGGTTCCTGACCCTCTCCTTGGGACTGTGA
- a CDS encoding glycerophosphodiester phosphodiesterase, which translates to MMAFNRREAVQMMGLAALAAGAGNAFAAASARTVEVFGHRGASALRPEHTLASYAKAIADGADYIEPDLCATKDGVLVARHENNIVQTTDIVKRPEFADRKTAKMVDGQQQEGWFVEDFTLAELKTLRAIERLPQLRPQNAKMDGQFDVPTWQEIVDFTAAESAARGRMVGLVPELKHSTYFASIGLPLEDRFLASLAAHDYTRRCPLEIQSFEIANLKYLRSKLGRPGNVRLMQLVEPAASKPADIVVARNGPSYADMVTPAGLAEVARYADVIAPPTRAIIPLDADGKLGAPTSLVTDAHKAGLLVHIWTFRPENYFLAADFREGSDPAFRNEPGSIREIQSYVRAGIDGFFSDDPGIGRRALAAM; encoded by the coding sequence ATGATGGCTTTCAACCGCAGGGAGGCGGTGCAGATGATGGGGCTGGCTGCGCTCGCCGCAGGCGCCGGTAATGCCTTCGCCGCGGCATCAGCGCGCACGGTGGAGGTGTTCGGACATCGCGGCGCCTCCGCGCTGCGGCCCGAGCACACGCTCGCTTCCTATGCCAAGGCGATCGCGGACGGCGCCGACTATATCGAGCCCGATCTGTGCGCGACCAAGGACGGTGTCCTGGTGGCCCGGCACGAGAATAATATCGTCCAGACCACCGACATCGTAAAGCGTCCGGAATTTGCGGACCGCAAGACAGCCAAGATGGTCGACGGCCAGCAACAGGAAGGCTGGTTCGTCGAGGATTTCACGCTCGCCGAACTCAAGACGCTGCGCGCGATCGAGCGGCTGCCGCAGCTACGTCCGCAAAATGCGAAGATGGACGGCCAGTTCGACGTGCCCACCTGGCAGGAAATCGTCGACTTCACCGCCGCCGAGTCCGCCGCACGCGGCCGCATGGTCGGGCTGGTGCCCGAGCTCAAGCATTCCACCTATTTCGCGTCGATCGGCCTGCCGCTGGAAGACCGCTTCCTCGCGAGCCTGGCGGCGCACGATTATACAAGGCGCTGCCCGCTTGAAATCCAGTCGTTCGAAATCGCCAACCTCAAATATCTGCGCAGCAAGCTCGGGCGGCCTGGCAACGTCCGGCTGATGCAATTGGTCGAGCCGGCCGCGAGCAAACCCGCGGATATTGTGGTGGCGCGCAATGGCCCGAGCTATGCCGACATGGTGACCCCCGCCGGTCTTGCCGAAGTGGCGCGCTATGCCGACGTGATCGCGCCCCCCACGCGCGCCATCATACCGCTCGACGCCGACGGGAAACTCGGGGCGCCAACCTCCCTCGTTACCGACGCGCACAAAGCGGGGCTGCTCGTCCATATCTGGACCTTCCGCCCCGAAAATTACTTCCTTGCCGCCGATTTTCGCGAGGGCAGCGACCCCGCCTTCCGCAACGAGCCGGGCTCCATCCGCGAGATCCAATCCTATGTTCGCGCGGGCATTGACGGCTTCTTCAGCGACGACCCTGGAATTGGCCGACGGGCCCTGGCGGCCATGTAA
- a CDS encoding Crp/Fnr family transcriptional regulator, translated as MDARTAALTLFLNRVAGRSQLSDQERAAILNLPGEVTLVEPNRDLVSMGEIVDRTCLVADGLMARFGETRDGSRQISALYIPGDMPDLYSYVLPRSSWALTALTKTTTVRVLHSAIHDIVERYPAVGRAFWRDCTLDGAITAEWILNIGRRNARSRVAHLLCEMAARYERIGKLEGMSFPFPINQTHLADALGLTAIHINRTLAALRKAEIVSIGGRMVKVMDWNALRSAADFDPLYLQFDSNPVSALL; from the coding sequence ATGGACGCCCGTACCGCCGCATTGACGCTGTTTCTTAACCGGGTAGCGGGGCGGTCCCAGCTGTCGGACCAAGAACGGGCCGCGATCCTCAATCTGCCGGGCGAGGTCACCCTGGTCGAACCCAACCGCGATCTGGTGAGCATGGGCGAGATCGTCGATCGCACTTGCCTGGTAGCGGATGGCCTCATGGCGCGCTTCGGCGAGACCCGCGATGGCAGCCGCCAGATATCTGCGCTCTACATCCCCGGCGACATGCCCGACCTCTATTCGTACGTGCTGCCACGATCGAGTTGGGCACTGACAGCGCTGACGAAGACGACGACCGTCCGCGTGCTCCATTCCGCGATCCACGACATCGTCGAGCGCTACCCGGCGGTCGGACGGGCATTCTGGCGCGATTGTACCCTGGATGGCGCGATCACCGCCGAGTGGATCCTCAATATCGGCCGACGCAATGCCCGCAGCCGGGTCGCGCATCTGCTGTGCGAAATGGCGGCCCGCTACGAGCGGATCGGCAAGCTGGAGGGCATGAGCTTTCCCTTCCCGATCAACCAGACCCATCTTGCCGATGCGCTTGGACTGACCGCGATCCACATCAACCGTACGCTCGCCGCGTTGCGCAAGGCCGAGATCGTCAGCATCGGCGGCCGCATGGTCAAGGTGATGGACTGGAATGCGCTTAGATCGGCGGCGGATTTCGATCCGCTCTACCTGCAATTCGATAGCAATCCGGTCTCAGCGCTACTCTGA
- a CDS encoding hopanoid-associated phosphorylase yields the protein MSNKPIIVVTGFTREVRTVEGPGIVAIAGGGVAARLEQALHEAVADGACGILSYGLTGGLAEGLHIGDWIVGDRLTGAIEHDCHRGWRDAIAARLPGATVGTFFADGRMIDTIAEKRALGVRHAALAVDMESHVAAAVAKAHDLPFAIARIVSDEVGHLLPHAITVSMRPDGGFDRTAMRRSLANDPSQMRDVTQTMAQFAVGFRGLRRGARLLGQRLAFPAA from the coding sequence ATGAGCAACAAGCCCATCATCGTCGTAACGGGCTTCACGCGTGAGGTGCGCACCGTCGAAGGGCCCGGGATCGTCGCGATCGCCGGTGGCGGCGTGGCCGCGCGGCTCGAGCAGGCGCTGCACGAGGCGGTCGCGGACGGCGCATGCGGGATCCTCAGTTATGGGCTGACCGGTGGTCTGGCCGAAGGACTGCATATCGGCGACTGGATTGTCGGCGACCGCCTCACCGGGGCGATCGAGCATGACTGCCATCGCGGCTGGCGCGATGCGATCGCCGCACGATTGCCGGGCGCGACGGTCGGCACCTTCTTTGCCGACGGGCGGATGATCGACACGATCGCGGAAAAGCGCGCGCTCGGTGTGCGCCATGCCGCCCTGGCAGTCGATATGGAGAGCCATGTCGCGGCGGCGGTGGCCAAGGCGCACGATCTGCCGTTCGCGATCGCGCGGATCGTATCGGATGAAGTGGGCCATCTGCTGCCGCACGCAATCACGGTATCGATGCGGCCGGACGGCGGCTTCGATCGGACGGCGATGCGCCGCTCGCTCGCCAACGATCCTTCCCAGATGCGCGATGTGACCCAGACGATGGCGCAATTCGCCGTCGGTTTCCGCGGGCTACGGCGTGGTGCGCGATTGCTGGGACAGCGGTTGGCGTTTCCCGCCGCCTGA